DNA sequence from the Cucumis melo cultivar AY chromosome 6, USDA_Cmelo_AY_1.0, whole genome shotgun sequence genome:
aattattttattttgcaaatcttattatttttcctttgaaataaaattcaaacatatatatatatatatatatatatatatatatatatatatatatatatatatatatatattattgcaCATCATTATCAACAACAATATCTCTTCGTTTTCTTCCCAATTTGAGATTCGAATATATATTGAAAGCAAATATTCTATTGCTTTCACTAATCATATTTCAAGATTCTTGAAACCTACCTTTTTATCTTCACACAAATACCCATTTATTCTACTTTTTGTATATATCTATTAAAAGATATCTTAATTCTATATTTAGATCTCATTTTTATTACTGAAATTTTAATTAGATTCCATTTTAAACTAATTTttgtattaattaatatataattcaCTTGAAGTTTCAACATCTAAGTTCTTGATATTCACCTAAGTTTGTCATATCTAATATGTTTAGACACATTTTTGTtctaaaatatcaaaaatattGTTTGGATGGGAGATTTATTTCGTAACTAATATCTTtgtaaatttataaaatatgcgGAGTAGCTTAACGACGACCAAAACGAGCATGTTTATTGTGGAGGAACGACTTCATCAAACTATAGTCTCAATTGTTGGATAGATCATTGCCTCTCCCTATTGATGGACGCTAATTATTAGTGCAACGTAGGAGCCTAATGATTCGTGTGGGGGCTTTGAAGGCATTTGGTTGGGCTCATATTCATTAAATGATCAGGGAGTGAGGTTTGAGATCGGATATTTTGCAATTTGCAAGGATATGTATTATATTTGGTTTTTCAATGTGCCTAATATTTTGGTAGAGTCTGATTGTTTTGAAGTGTCGAGTGGTTCATTTTCTCTAATAGCGTATCAATGAATCTTTTAGGGGTATCTCCACCATCAAGGAAGCTAGGTAGAATTCGATCGATAGTTTGGGACTGTTGCCTTTTCTCATACGCGGATGAGCGTTAATTCCTTAGTTAACTCCTTTGCACGTAAGATGTTGTTTGACAACATTTCATATCTCCTGATCCATTTACATATAGTTTTTCTATATCAACCTAGAGGTCAAATGTTTAATTCTCACATCCCACTCGTtgtaaaggaaaagaaaaagatgaataGGTTGATGAACTATTATACTTAACATGAAATGTTAAGTTTCGAATTATATTAGTTGAAACATCTTTAAATTTAAAGCGCATATATCATAAACCAGatatagaatttaaaatttgaccAAGTCGAGGATTTTTACTTTTTCTCATATGTCGAGGGGCGCAAATTCCTTGGTGAACCCATTTGCACATAATATGTCGTTTGAGCAAATTTCATTTATCATATATTCTCTTTTACTTAGAGTTTGTTGTATCAACCTAAAGTCAAACATTCAATTCTCATGTCTGACccattataaaagaaaaaagaaaaattgaataaCCAATCAGTCAATGAGCTATCATACTTGACATGAAATATAAAGTTTTGGAtcataccaaatataaaatttagACTACCACTAAACTAATGGATATAATTCTAGAAAGTTCATCCACTAAACTCATGGTGTAAACTTTATGACTAGTAATTTAACAAATGGTAGACATGGTTTTCACTATTAAGTTGGTAATAGATAAACAAAACCAATATTAAAGAATGATGCAAATTAATGATAAAATTTGATTCCAAATTACACAAAACCAATATTAAAGAATGATGCAAATTAATGATAAAATTTGAttccaaattttaaattaaatcagGACAAACTATTTAATGAAAGAAAATCGATATctcgtttaaatttagtttttataattttaaaaataacatgataaaaataaaaactatatgTAGAATATATGTGGACAGtgaaatttgtaattttgacattttattttatagaaataTAAGTTAGGTATGAGAAACATTCCAATTAAATATACTTCACGAAGTTACCAACTTAAGTATCCATCACCCTTAGCGAAAAGGAATTTTGGGGGTTTAATAATTCCAAAAGGTAAAAGAAAaggttaaatataattttatttatttgtttttaaaaataaatatcaaGGAAATCGGTCAAAATTCTGAAATAATAaaccaaaaagagaaagaataaCAATTAATGAATAAGTTAATATAAAGGGGGACCAATCGCTAGCTGGCAAGTGGCACTAACCAACAAATCAAAGAGGTCTAAATCCGGGTGCAGGTTAAGAACCGGTGGGCCTGGACGTAGACAATGGAAACCTTGGTTGTATAAATAGCCATCGGTGTGGGTCATGATGGGAAATTAGGTATCTTTACCTTGGTTGGCACGCAGCAAAGATCTCGTGTTTTTTTGGGAATCCGTCTAGTTTTCTTTGTGGCTTTGAGAAGATTTGagggaagaagaggaagaagaggaagaagaagaagaagaagaggttgTGGGAAGCTCTGGATCCCTATTCTTCCCGTTCTTGGCGACGGAGGTTATGCTTCTTCATTTATCGGTATCGATTTTTTCCGATTTCTTTTTATGGTATTGTGAAAACTGTGTCTGGGTCATCTTGATGTGGTCTGATTGACGGATTAATTGATTGAATTGAGTGTTAGGGTTATTGGGTTTATTTATCTTTTGATTTATGTTTGTATATGTTTTTGTGGTTAATTAATGATTCGATACCGGATGACGGAGATATTGTTGCGGTTTTGTTTGGCCATTGATTGAAGAAATTATCGTTGGGTGGAAGTTTGTAGCGAGGGTGATGTTCGTTTATTTGCCTGTTTGTGAATTTGAAGATTTGTTGACTAGTCGGTTGGTGAATTGGTGAATTGGTGAATTAGGGTTTGTTCAGATTCGATGTCGGATATATTGTGAGATTTTGTTTGCTCACTGATTGTAAGGAATCTCGTTGGTTTGGAGTTTTGGGGCATTGCTGTTTGCTTCGCTTGCTTATTTGTGAATAGGAATTTTTGTCGACTAGTTGGTTGGTGGATTAGGGTTTTAATTGGATGAGCTCGGGATGTCTATCATCTTATTGGTTATTGATTGGGGTTTTCATTAATATGGAATTAATCCTTGTTTGAATTGGCATTTGCATTATGTTTCTTCTCTAATTAGTTTTGTCTCTTGCTTTTATTGTGTCAATAATTTGAATATTATGATCAGATTTGGGTATCTGGTACTTGGTGAATGATCTTTAGTATCTGATAAATTGAAGGCTTGTGTGAATTATGTCATTTATGACATCGACTTTTCTAAATTATACTGACCTTTATTTTTTATATCATCCATGAGTATGAGTCTAATGATTTGGTGGTATTTTGAACTATCAGGTCTTTGAGGGCTTGGATATAAAGGGATTTCTATATTTTCTCGAGATATGGAGCCTGCTTCTATTTGGACAAATTCCTTCCAGCATCAAGTTTGTTCTTTCCAGGAAGTGCTTGATTGGCGTTTCCTCGTTCTTGGAGATTTTCTTTTGGTTTCCTTTGTCAATTGCACTTAGTGGTCAAGTTCTCCTAAATGATCAGCACAGGAGGCGTAATGAAATTACTTTATAAGATAGGTGTTGGATCGTTAGTGCAACTGTTCAAGTATGGACTATATTTAATGATTGATTTTcgtcaaatttattatttaattttattttaattataatgcTCTATTTTTGTATTCATTATTCCGATGCAGAGCGTTGTTGATGCAGCATCGGGATGATTTTCTAGGGGAAACTTCTTTAGGGGTATGATGGAActtgcacttttttttttttttttttttttgtatttagtTCTAACCTCTGTCCCCTTTTCTACAGAGCTGAGTTCTGTTAATGAAACATCGAAGCTTTTTTTCACCACTACCTGAAGTCAAGACTATTGTGTTGGCCTCTGCTGGATCTTTTCTTATTCGTTCTTTATCTTTGTTCCTGATTGGTGATGTTTAGAGCGTCATGACCTTTCTTATTGGAGGATATATCTTTAATATCAGTGTTGAATAATGAGATAGCTACAAGTTAAGATCATAGTCATCTGGTATTTCCAACTGCTCTGTTGGTTTGGACGGTTAGTCTCGAGTTCAACATGTTCAGAGGTGTTTGCCATATATCACCGTATTGTTCCTCTCTAGAAGTTGAAGCTTTGGATTTTGTAATGAATAAAGCTGCACAACCTGGTCATCAGAATTTTTCTGGTTTTGTGCATTTGCATTTCACCATGAAAAATTAGTGGTGGTTTTTGCGAGATCAGTGCAAGACTATTGTTTACTTCTTAGTCTTTATATAAAGATAAATGCGAATTATCCTTTTGAAGTTTCTTTACTTCTTTTGAATAAGGGAGGTTGTCTTAGTGCCTGTACGAGGAAAATGGAGAGGTTGGTTGTTTCTCATAGCTTTATtggtttcttttttcatttgGTTGTGCAATTTACTTGATTGTGTAGGCATTACTTAtgtttattgattttgtttACTACTTTTAGGTACATGTTaatcaaggaagttggtgatgGTACTTTTGGAAGTGTCTGGCGAGCTATCAATAAGCAGACTGGTGAAGTTGTAAGCATCTGCTCATATCACTCTGCGTATATTGAGAAAAAGTGTCTGAAAAATGATTATTTTCAGTTTTACAATCTTCTATTAATCAACAGGTtgcaattaaaaaaatgaagaaaaagtaTTACACATGGGAGGAGTGTGTCAATCTGAGAGAAGTGAAGGTGATGTATCCCTAATTTTCTTTTCAGATTCCGATTGCCTTATCTTTTTTCCTTATTCTGAAGTCAATTTGCTTTTTTCATGATCCAAATGTAACAGTCATTGCGGAAGATGAATCACCCGAATATTGTGAAGCTCAAGGAAGTTATCCGGGAAAACAATATTTTGTACTTTGTATTTGAATACATGGTTAGTgtcattttgaaatttattgcACATCTAGGTTCAAATTTTTTTCTATCTGACTTGACAAAAATTTGATGTTCAGGAATGTAATCTTTATCAACTCATGAAGGATAAAGAAAAACTCTTCTCAGAAGCTGAAGTGCGAAATTGGTGTTTTCAAGTCTTTCAAGGTCTTGCCTACATGCATCAGCGAGGATATTTTCACCGTGACCTTAAACCAGGTACCTCAATTGTTCTTGTGTCTAGTGAATGAACTGATTTGTGGGTTCACTTATGCTATCTGCTATTAGTATTTTTAAGTCTTCCTAGTTCTTTTTTTCTGTTATATGGATGTACtctttatataataaatatacaGAGTTAGAATCTTTCTGGACACCTGGAAGGAATTATGTATTGGGTTTCATAGATTGGAAGATGGAAATAGCAACGGTAGATTTCATTTGAACACTTTGTATAATGGGTGGAAGGAATTTTTGGATTGGGTTTTCTCAGTTTTTTATATTGTGGTGCGTGATGTTTGTATTTTTGTTGTATATTTTGCTATTGGTTGTTTTCTCAGTATATTCATAATAATTTCTGCAGAAAAAGACTTGCCctctttttatttgatttattaaagAACTTTTATTTTTCCAGAAAATTTATTAGTTGCTAAAGACTTGATAAAACTTGCTGATTTTGGGCTGGCTCGTGAAACTAGTGCCATACCACCCTATACTGAGTATGTTTCTACACGGTGGTAAGTGCATCTCATCTCTTGCCTGTTATAAATTCTGTTGCATTTTCTTGCCCTTAGCACTGGTTGCAGTGATGCCGTATAGTAACGCTTAATCTTGTGTCTCAGGTATAGAGCTCCGGAGGTGCTGCTTCAGTCCTATCTCTATGGTCCTAAAGTTGGTGAGGAACAGATTGAACCTACATTTGGTCCAAACCCATCAAAGCTTAATCTTGGATGCTTACTGTTTCCCTTTTTTTGCAGATATGTGGGCAATGGGTGCTATAATGGCAGAGTTGTTTACTCTTCGCCCACTTTTTCCCGGAGCAAGGTGAGGTTATGCACATCCACTTATTACTTGTCAATGATTTGTGCATAAATATTATTAGTAGTTTAGTACCACTCCAATACTGATGTCTTGATGATTTTAAGATCATGGTGGTGTGGTGTTTGTTTTCACCTATTTCTGTAAAATCTGGTCATCCTCTTGTTTCTTGTCAGTGTTTATTTCATGAAAATAATTAGTGGGGTCTACTTAAGTATTGACCTTTTAGTGAACGTTTTGGCTTTCTGTCACCTATTTCCATGCTCTTTATTTGTCTTCCAAAATCTAGTCTCTATCATGTAGACCTTTGGAGATTCGAATCTATCGCCTGAAATGCATCTCTCCCTTGTCTATACAACTCTATTTACTTATCGTAtctgtaatttttatttttgtaaaataataaaacacaAATGAAAGTTAGGCCTGATTGTAGTCATTTGACATTCGAGTCGAAATTGTCAGCTAATTTGTAGAGTTTCTTTAATTGTTCCATGCAGTGAAACAGACCAAATCTACAAAATCTGCAATATACTTGGCACTCCAACTATGGATACATGGTCTGGTGGGCTATGTCTTGCAAGGAACATCAATTATCAGTTCCCGCAGGTCAATCTCCTTTGTCCTCTTTTGGTTGGCATAAGTAACGATGGAAAATATGTGTATTTGATGTATGTGCTTGTTTCCCCTGGCAGTTTAATGGAGTTCATCTCTCTGTTGTTATTCCCTCAGCCAGTGATGATGCAGTCAATCTTATTGCAGTAAGTACAAACAAATGACAATTGAAATTATTTGATCTTGATCTGTTAAAAATGAAGCTTCTTGATTTCATTGGATTAAATGcacctttatttatttatttcctttttaatttCTTCAGTCACTTTGTTCATGGGATCCGTCCAAGAGACCAACTGCTATGGAAGCCCTCCAACATCCCTTCTTCCAAGTAATCCCATAGTTTTCAACTAAGACCAACAAATGTAGATAGTTTCATTTGAgattttcttatatttatctATTGCGTGACAGAGTTGCTACTATGTTCCACCGTCTCTTCGTGCTAGAGCACCAATTACTCGAACCCCTCCTTCTGGTATATCATGTTTATTTTAGCTTTCTGTTTTTGAGCATAATAATTTGGAAACTTCACTTGGTCGGACAGCTTCTGATCTGTTCTTCACTACTACAGCTGGAACAAAGGATCTATTGGAGCAGCAAACTGCTAAAAAATATCCTGTGGCTTTATCTGATTCAAGAATTGCTGGTAATTTCTCCTCTCCGAAGCTGCCTGCGATGTTGAGCACAGGTACCACATTTATTTCTTGGTTGAATTTGCATGTATGTTTGGGCATGCTTTCCTTTTTTTGGAAATATTTAGGGGCATGCTTGGGTTGATACGATCACCCTTTCTTGGGTTACTCCTAAACATGCATTTGATCTTTCGGATCATTTTGACGGTATCTAGATATCGTTTAGAGCATACTTGGATATGAAGAAAAATAGCTTTTAGCTGTTTTCAAGTTTGTACTGACATTATTACATATACAATTTGATTGGCTTGATTTCTGAATCATCAAAACTTTCTTCCAGGTGTGCAGAGGAAGTTGGATTTGATGAACCAGGTGAGCGATATTTATCTGCTCCTTCTACCCAACCACCTGAAATTATCGGCAGCCACAAATTATCACTGACGTTTCATCTCTTTTGCTACTTTAGGATTTAAATAAGAATGATAAAACCATGAAGAGTACAGTTAGACAACAGAAGTACCGACCGCCTGTGAGGAATAGCCCTACCAGTA
Encoded proteins:
- the LOC103490725 gene encoding cyclin-dependent kinase F-4 isoform X1, yielding MERYMLIKEVGDGTFGSVWRAINKQTGEVVAIKKMKKKYYTWEECVNLREVKSLRKMNHPNIVKLKEVIRENNILYFVFEYMECNLYQLMKDKEKLFSEAEVRNWCFQVFQGLAYMHQRGYFHRDLKPENLLVAKDLIKLADFGLARETSAIPPYTEYVSTRWYRAPEVLLQSYLYGPKVDMWAMGAIMAELFTLRPLFPGASETDQIYKICNILGTPTMDTWSGGLCLARNINYQFPQFNGVHLSVVIPSASDDAVNLIASLCSWDPSKRPTAMEALQHPFFQSCYYVPPSLRARAPITRTPPSAGTKDLLEQQTAKKYPVALSDSRIAGNFSSPKLPAMLSTGVQRKLDLMNQDLNKNDKTMKSTVRQQKYRPPVRNSPTNSMYKGNNARGVSDTGEKLANMTIAPRKPTIGQLPRPMKAGVRWSGSSSDLLIRPAQEFQSGNNYPRKVAG
- the LOC103490725 gene encoding cyclin-dependent kinase F-4 isoform X2; the protein is MERYMLIKEVGDGTFGSVWRAINKQTGEVVAIKKMKKKYYTWEECVNLREVKSLRKMNHPNIVKLKEVIRENNILYFVFEYMECNLYQLMKDKEKLFSEAEVRNWCFQVFQGLAYMHQRGYFHRDLKPENLLVAKDLIKLADFGLARETSAIPPYTEYVSTRWYRAPEVLLQSYLYGPKVDMWAMGAIMAELFTLRPLFPGASETDQIYKICNILGTPTMDTWSGGLCLARNINYQFPQFNGVHLSVVIPSASDDAVNLIASLCSWDPSKRPTAMEALQHPFFQSCYYVPPSLRARAPITRTPPSAGTKDLLEQQTAKKYPVALSDSRIAGNFSSPKLPAMLSTGVQRKLDLMNQDLNKNDKTMKSTVRQQKYRPPVRNSPTNTGEKLANMTIAPRKPTIGQLPRPMKAGVRWSGSSSDLLIRPAQEFQSGNNYPRKVAG